ttgcaatttttattttttgtttaatggttctatttaatgctttgtacattgctttgtgctgtttaaattttcttcttttatccattaaatccaatatttcctctgtcatccatctttgcttccgtggtcgctgttttgtgagcatttcagttgccgttgcaagggcgagtctgatttcctcccgaaggcgaaagttaaggatgtttaattatatgaaagtgtgctaaaaaacagtcttcttcttcttcttcttcttcttcacgtgccatctccgcgacggaggttggcaatcatcatggctattctgatcttagatgctgctgctctaaacagttcggttgatgtgcattcGTACGAATCTCttaagttacgcaaccacgaaattcgtctccttcctacacttctcttgccctggattttcccctgtataatcaactgaagtacgttgtatctctcattacgcataacatgccccaggtactgcagctttcgtgtcttgatggtttccaatatttccagtcttttgttgactcttttcatgacttcgttgtttgttatatgctcggtccatgatatcttcaggattcttctatacacccacagttcaaatgcttccaactttttagtagtcgatgcgttaagagtctatgcttctatcccgtaaagcagagtcgaaaaaatgcttgccagcctaactctcaagtctaatttcagttctcttgcacaaagtacctttctcattttattgaagtttgttcttgctttctctattcgaactttgatttcttttgagtaatcgtttgtgtgattaattattgtaccAAGATAGTTatagttttctacttgttctaaagttttacctttaattgtcaggctttcatcattattctgagtttttgatatcctcataaatttagttttcttgatgtttattgataatccatatccataaaaaacagtgcgaaaaattaaaagccatttaaaatacattgttacttcagacacactttaagcccttcatgtactgccatctatatttacaattttcacacaataaaacctttacttacataatatgagataaagtagataaaaattatttttgtgaatttaacaaaaattggttaaacaatttttcgaccgcggtaccgcgtgacaccctgtgtatttgttataaggattgttatacggatgtatttctttgagtaagtttgtgcaaaaaatcgaatcagaataattaacctaacggggacgacgttacagactctactaataagtagttaaaacggtcaagacaaagaaacgcacactcatcaaaaatgcactagagattctcgtataatcaacatttactgaatcgatccaggaagagtcaactccaactagtacaagttgatttaaatttttaaaatcaacttttactgctcgtttcagttggagttgactccaactagttggagtcgactctaactgagaatcaacttgaactgtaacatatacataacctcactatcgcagtttatgtcaataaatctttattaacgaaaaagaaaatatttttgttgcactataaattacagtataaattaataactaatgaattctaacaattgtattcggttattatcactacaaaataaaatattcaagtttaacaaaataatcccataagactcaatgttaaaacgtccttacaaaatctgacagcgtgtcacgtgactgtaagtagaggggagacgcacggagccaatataCCGGGATCTCTGACGAAGGGCTGATCACGAATTCCTTCGCAACCCTAATTTTGAGTCAATATAGCTCTCGAATTCCTTCCAGCGGATTAAAGTATTAACCCTTACCCTTgtgaatttaaaaaatcaattacCGTGACCAATAAAAGTGAAAGTTGTTTGTTTACCAAAttttgttgtgtatttttaaaattaattttacttTGAGGTTTTGTCTTGTGTGTTTTGTTAATTGGTGTATTTATAAAATCAATTAAgtataaaagttttaattttttaaacacgccagttacaACTATGCCCTTTTCTTCCAGTGTTAAGCCTAGGTAAAGTGTGAAAGAGAAgttagaaattattttttgaaatttgaaatttagtatAATAAATAATTGCACAACGTTCTTAATCTGCTCCCCTCTTGATTACCTACCATACCTTGACCCTGCCGTGGGAAGAGCCTATTACATCTTCCTAAATTAGGGATTAACTTAGGTAGGTAGGAAGGAACTCGAGTGTTTTTTTGACGGTGGGAAGGAATTCGAGTATATCGTGACGGGTGGTTTATACCCAAACCTGGAATATCCTATTGATACCGATTCATATACAGAGGGTTTAACGAATTGTACTCTTGAGTCATTTCAATTGCCTAGGATCTTACACAAGTTGCCAAGTGACATGAGGTAACATTATACGTGTTTGAGTTGgttttaataattaaacatttaacctaatatctaataaaatttccaaattcaaattaaatttgatatatgaACAATTTGTGTAAGTTTGggattttgataaaaaatattagaacaaAAAATATTGACACTTACACATGTGAAAACGGCGTTGGCAATATATAGACCCCTCATGTCGTTTTCGCTTAGGTCTATTTTAGTTTGTCCTATTGAGGTCATAAAGGTAATGGTACTCAACAGCAATATTCCATTGTTAAAAAGAACTGTTAGAATAGACCAGCCAAACACGTTATTAAAGTGGTTCACAATTTGAAATAACTCTTGATATTGTTCCTCCACCAGTTTTAAGATTTTCACTTTATGACACTCGATTCCTTTGATTTGAAGATCCGACAGTGACTTGTTTATGAAATAATAACTTTTTGTGATAGATTTTGTAACTTCGTGAATTTCAAACGATAATAGCATGCCTATGTAATAATGAACACTGTATGATACATATACCAGTACAGTGGTGCTGCCCCATACATAATAGAAGACGCCTTGTGAAATTCCCACAAATATAGTGGAAAGAACAAACACTGTATTTGTTGTAAGACAACCTTTGTTTTTACAGATATTCGTTTTTGGAACATTAGATAACTTCTGATATAAGGTACACCATTCGTTAGTGTTCCAAAAGTTTGCTCCCAGGGTTGTTACTAGAAACATAACGATTCCAAAAAATTCATTTAACAGATCCAGAATTTTCATCGGTGTTGAATGTTGTGCCAGAAACACCAAAAATCTTTCCCTGCCAAATATCACAGATGTTGCTATTACAAGGCATGATAGAAATATTGAATAACCTTTAAAAAGGTTAGATTGTTTTAGCTTTTGATTTTTAAAATCATAGGGAGGAACTACAGCAGCAAGTTGAAGAGATATCGAGAGAGTAATCGGCAAATAGAAATTCTTAGTATTGGGAAACATTGTTGTTGTAGTGAATTAGAGAAAACTAATCTACTTAAATTTTTATAAGCATATTATGGGACAATACATTACCAAATTAAACATTTAGTATAATTGTATTGACACACTATAATTGTATTGACAGTGGTGGTAcataaaataaacatttgaaCAAAATTTATGAATAATGTTATAATTTATGaataagctaaataaaaaaatatagatttaaCAAAGTTCTAATTGAAAGGTAAAAGAAAGAAAGACAAAGACTCAcaattgattttattttaataagacgACCGTTTCAGACTCTACAAATTCAGCCTTATAATCAGGTCCactacaacaaaatatttaaCCAATAAAAAAGAGAGAAAGAATGTTACAGTTGTTATATGTtgttaaattataaattatttataaagtataaattattaaaaatccacaaggaaaaagttttcctgtagttggctgtataccatgtaatacaaaaaacaataaaatcctttataaaaggtatatatttaaaatccctaaaaagggctacatcacagaactagttttcgattggttgaccaatcatcatcagtgcttacgtgacatttacatgctaaccaccaagatatagtattacaaaaatatgtgggtcaaagccctttaCAAGTAAttcgtcaaggaaacatcggttaaaaatg
The window above is part of the Diabrotica virgifera virgifera chromosome 2, PGI_DIABVI_V3a genome. Proteins encoded here:
- the LOC126880498 gene encoding gustatory receptor 68a-like — encoded protein: MFPNTKNFYLPITLSISLQLAAVVPPYDFKNQKLKQSNLFKGYSIFLSCLVIATSVIFGRERFLVFLAQHSTPMKILDLLNEFFGIVMFLVTTLGANFWNTNEWCTLYQKLSNVPKTNICKNKGCLTTNTVFVLSTIFVGISQGVFYYVWGSTTVLVYVSYSVHYYIGMLLSFEIHEVTKSITKSYYFINKSLSDLQIKGIECHKVKILKLVEEQYQELFQIVNHFNNVFGWSILTVLFNNGILLLSTITFMTSIGQTKIDLSENDMRGLYIANAVFTCVWPVIIIFSCDFTKNEAQKILINCSSLHKTMLLPEEVLALNSFENKVYTNLPKFTAAGFFEITRNTLLQFISSLTSYLIILIQLR